A genomic segment from Nicotiana sylvestris chromosome 1, ASM39365v2, whole genome shotgun sequence encodes:
- the LOC104212642 gene encoding cyclin-dependent kinase inhibitor 7 isoform X1, whose product MGDFLRKCEKIREMKVMEIGHGGSRTREDVEVISSSLSLSKRRKFDAASPASNVEFSENSASPATSVTSVHIPTNSQCSSNCHEFGEVVKSNLKSLDLKAEGFETDNSASFNGGYSSENFKPIDQPNPPTEHCGDSEEMESSSTTTKKSSSSAVDAHRKPSSAAKVPSEAEIEEFFSVAEKREQKRFAEKYNYDIAKDVPLKGRYQWVSLKP is encoded by the exons ATGGGTGATTTTCTAAGGAAATGCGAGAAAATCAGAGAGATGAAGGTTATGGAAATTGGACATGGAGGTTCGAGAACAAGAGAAGACGTGGAGGTTATTTCCAGTTCTTTGAGCTTAAGTAAGAGAAGAAAATTTGATGCTGCTTCTCCTGCTTCTAACGTTGAATTTAGTGAGAATTCAGCTTCACCGGCTACATCGGTAACGTCCGTTCATATTCCGACGAATTCGCAGTGCTCGAGTAATTGtcatgagtttggtgaagttgtGAAGAGTAATTTGAAATCGTTAGATCTGAAG GCCGAAGGATTCGAAACTGACAATTCAGCTTCTTTTAACGGCGGCTACAG CAGTGAAAATTTCAAGCCAATTGATCAGCCGAATCCACCAACTGAGCATTGCGGAGACTCGGAAGAAATGGAGTCATCATCCACCACAACGAAGAAATCATCCTCGTCAGCCGTCGATGCTCACCGGAAACCATCGTCTGCGGCGAAGGTTCCATCAGAAGCGGAGATCGAAGAGTTCTTTTCAGTAGCGGAAAAGCGCGAGCAAAAAAGATTCGCAGAAAA GTACAATTACGATATCGCGAAGGACGTGCCACTAAAGGGACGTTACCAGTGGGTTAGTTTGAAGCCTTGA
- the LOC104241926 gene encoding uncharacterized protein has product MSIDGGRFYWDRNDRNSEEKVKGIVIIFAWVSIQEAELKNYVDLYASLGWTSLVCLADFTTLFITEKATSLAYSLFRELVKELRRRPRPVVVAAMSGGSKACMYKFFQIVKGRCEAHVNLEESQLAVNCISGQIYDSGPVDFTVDFGTQFAVPPTFLKIPGSTKLLSFVGKGFTSGLDALFLTRFGSQRSEYWRTLYSSVSFGAPSLILCSENDDIAPYQSVFKFAHCLQDMGADVKMIKWKSSCHLGLYKSDPIRYGAAIDQLLAHAVSVFTCRIKKLGERNGLDDMHDEISHLICDLQNAAADSNGSFRRVAGGPNDHFFLPSSSEHQNSSDSGSSPEERKDLPICPNPSLSAHTLLGQILFDACVPKNIEGWDVKFSTSSKGQPTSSARKHSPLNAGRFFRRSRL; this is encoded by the exons ATGTCAATCGACGGTGGAAGATTTTATTGGGACCGAAATGATAGGAATTCGGAAGAAAAGGTCAAAGGAATTGTGATAATCTTCGCTTGGGTTTCGATTCAGGAAGCTGAATTGAAGAATTATGTTGATCTTTATGCCTCCCTTGGTTGGACCTCCCTTGTCTGCCTTGCTGATTTCACCACCCT ATTCATAACTGAGAAGGCTACATCACTGGCATATTCTCTTTTTAGAGAGCTCGTAAAG GAACTAAGACGTCGGCCTCGTCCAGTAGTTGTTGCAGCTATGTCTGGTGGTTCTAAGGCCTGCATGTATAAGTTTTTTCAG ATTGTTAAAGGGAGATGTGAAGCTCACGTTAATCTG GAGGAGAGCCAACTGGCTGTTAACTGCATCTCAGGTCAAATTTATGATTCTGGTCCTGTAGATTTTACTGTGGACTTTGGAACACAATTTGCTGTGCCTCCCACATTTCTGAAGATCCCTGGCTCCACAAAGCTGCTTTCTTTCGTTGGGAAAGGGTTTACTTCTGGACTAGATGCCTTGTTCCTTACTAGGTTTGGATCCCAGCGTTCTGAGTATTGGCGAACTCTTTACTCCTCAGTT AGTTTTGGGGCTCCCTCTCTCATTTTGTGCTCCGAGAATGATGATATTGCTCCATATCAATCTGTATTTAAATTTGCTCACTGCTTGCAAGACATGGGGGCGGATGTCAAAATGATAAAGTGGAAGAGTTCCTGTCACTTAG GTCTCTACAAGAGTGATCCAATCCGGTATGGGGCTGCTATAGATCAACTGCTTGCTCATGCAGTTTCAGTTTTCACTTGCAGAATTAAGAAACTAGGAGAGAGAAATGGCTTGGATGATATGCATGATGAGATATCTCACTTGATATGTGACCTCCAAAATGCAGCAGCTGACTCAAACGGAAGTTTTAGAAGAGTTGCAGGGGGGCCAAACGATCACTTTTTCTTGCCAAGTTCATCTGAGCATCAAAATAGTAGTGATTCTGGCTCTTCCCCGGAGGAAAGAAAAGATCTGCCTATTTGTCCAAATCCCAGTTTAAGTGCACACACTTTGCTTGGCCAAATCCTTTTTGATGCTTGTGTTCCTAAGAACATTGAAGGTTGGGATGTTAAGTTTTCTACTTCCTCGAAAGGCCAACCAACTTCCTCAGCACGTAAGCATTCACCATTAAATGCCGGGAGATTCTTCCGCCGTTCACGGTTATGA
- the LOC104212642 gene encoding cyclin-dependent kinase inhibitor 7 isoform X2: MGDFLRKCEKIREMKVMEIGHGGSRTREDVEVISSSLSLSKRRKFDAASPASNVEFSENSASPATSVTSVHIPTNSQCSSNCHEFGEVVKSNLKSLDLKAEGFETDNSASFNGGYSENFKPIDQPNPPTEHCGDSEEMESSSTTTKKSSSSAVDAHRKPSSAAKVPSEAEIEEFFSVAEKREQKRFAEKYNYDIAKDVPLKGRYQWVSLKP; this comes from the exons ATGGGTGATTTTCTAAGGAAATGCGAGAAAATCAGAGAGATGAAGGTTATGGAAATTGGACATGGAGGTTCGAGAACAAGAGAAGACGTGGAGGTTATTTCCAGTTCTTTGAGCTTAAGTAAGAGAAGAAAATTTGATGCTGCTTCTCCTGCTTCTAACGTTGAATTTAGTGAGAATTCAGCTTCACCGGCTACATCGGTAACGTCCGTTCATATTCCGACGAATTCGCAGTGCTCGAGTAATTGtcatgagtttggtgaagttgtGAAGAGTAATTTGAAATCGTTAGATCTGAAG GCCGAAGGATTCGAAACTGACAATTCAGCTTCTTTTAACGGCGGCTACAG TGAAAATTTCAAGCCAATTGATCAGCCGAATCCACCAACTGAGCATTGCGGAGACTCGGAAGAAATGGAGTCATCATCCACCACAACGAAGAAATCATCCTCGTCAGCCGTCGATGCTCACCGGAAACCATCGTCTGCGGCGAAGGTTCCATCAGAAGCGGAGATCGAAGAGTTCTTTTCAGTAGCGGAAAAGCGCGAGCAAAAAAGATTCGCAGAAAA GTACAATTACGATATCGCGAAGGACGTGCCACTAAAGGGACGTTACCAGTGGGTTAGTTTGAAGCCTTGA